One genomic segment of Burkholderiaceae bacterium includes these proteins:
- a CDS encoding complex I NDUFA9 subunit family protein, translating into MAAKVLVLGGSGLVGRHLLERLQRLGADVTVPTRQRVAARTLWPLPCVDLVVADVTQPGVLARLLPGHDAVVNLVARLHGSAAQFQQLHVELPRQLTAACAASGVRRVLHVSALGAAPDAPSRYQRSKAAGEAALQEAAAAGAIDLTVLRPSVIYGADDRLLNLFARLQRNLPLVPVGRAGARFQPVWVRDVASALERCLQAPATIGQTYELCGPEVVTLRELVRAAGQWSGVREGRGRPVLGLPAPLAWLQALLMESLPGAPLLSRDNLDAMKVDNVASGQWPGLEALGITPAPLSAVGPMILGGDGPVSRLDAWRRSAGR; encoded by the coding sequence ATGGCGGCTAAGGTTCTGGTGCTGGGCGGCTCGGGCTTGGTCGGCCGCCATCTCCTGGAGCGCCTGCAGCGCCTGGGCGCGGACGTGACGGTGCCCACCCGCCAGCGCGTGGCGGCGCGCACGCTGTGGCCGCTGCCCTGCGTCGACCTGGTGGTGGCCGACGTCACGCAGCCCGGCGTGCTGGCGCGCCTGCTGCCGGGGCACGACGCGGTGGTCAACCTGGTGGCGCGCCTGCACGGCAGCGCGGCGCAGTTCCAGCAGCTGCACGTCGAGCTGCCGCGCCAGCTGACCGCCGCCTGCGCGGCCAGCGGCGTGCGCCGCGTGCTGCACGTCAGCGCGCTGGGAGCGGCGCCCGACGCGCCCTCGCGCTACCAGCGCAGCAAGGCCGCGGGCGAGGCCGCGCTGCAGGAGGCCGCCGCGGCCGGCGCGATCGATCTGACGGTGCTGCGCCCCAGCGTCATCTACGGCGCCGATGACCGGCTGCTGAACCTCTTTGCCCGCCTGCAGCGCAACCTGCCCCTGGTGCCCGTCGGCCGTGCCGGCGCGCGCTTTCAGCCGGTGTGGGTGCGCGACGTGGCCAGCGCGCTGGAGCGCTGCCTGCAGGCGCCGGCCACCATCGGCCAGACCTACGAGCTCTGCGGGCCCGAGGTGGTCACGCTGCGCGAGCTGGTGCGGGCGGCCGGCCAGTGGTCCGGCGTGCGCGAAGGGCGCGGGCGGCCCGTGCTGGGCCTGCCGGCGCCGCTGGCGTGGCTGCAGGCGCTGCTGATGGAGAGCCTGCCCGGCGCGCCGCTGCTGAGCCGCGACAACCTCGACGCGATGAAGGTGGACAACGTGGCCAGCGGCCAGTGGCCCGGCCTGGAGGCGCTGGGCATCACGCCCGCGCCGCTGTCGGCCGTCGGCCCCATGATCCTGGGCGGCGACGGGCCGGTGTCGCGCCTGGACGCGTGGCGGCGCAGCGCCGGGCGTTGA
- a CDS encoding lytic transglycosylase domain-containing protein, with translation MRGIWILTPLLVALGLALGVPARAQQPAAEATALAPAAASAADDSVILDMHQAFRRGDKERLAALLPQAAGHVLEPWAAYWALKARLEDATEPEVQDFLSRWAGTYQEDRLRNDWLLLAGKRRDWAAFARELPRFRMGDDPEVRCYASAMQVLQGAPASAAMADQVRRDWLAERREGDGCLLAAGLLRQAGRITADDVWQKARLAVEAGRSGLARAAVALESPDAAVAVAQIHNGAARYLAGRSASAATRQGQELVVLALVRLATQDADQAASLLQARWAKALTPAQRNWLWAALGKQAMLKLQDDAWADFAQVTRVQDLGDDLLSWQARAALRAGQWRGVRAAIEAMGEPLRRDPTWVYWHARAGLALAPEGAAGDAARADARQALQGIANGRGFYEKLALEALGEPLQRAPEPAPLTADERAAAAGNPGLQRALRAIAVGLRGEGVREWNYWTNLHRPGGMDDRQLYAAAALACQARVWDRCINTSERIQGFQDFEQRFPTPHRAEVLRQAQAIGLDPAYVYGLIRQESRFVMDARSHVGASGLMQIMPATARWTARKIGLDGFVPAMLGELDTNILIGTSYLKLAVDEFRGSLPLAAAAYNAGPRRPRAWRNGPVLDGAIWAETVPFAETRDYVKKVLSNTVDYALLLGEPRTSLQARLGRIGPAPSEETALTRDLP, from the coding sequence ATGCGTGGGATTTGGATTCTGACACCGCTGCTTGTGGCACTGGGCCTGGCCCTGGGCGTGCCGGCGCGCGCGCAGCAGCCGGCGGCCGAGGCCACCGCGCTCGCGCCCGCGGCCGCCAGCGCGGCCGACGACAGCGTCATCCTGGACATGCACCAGGCCTTTCGCCGCGGCGACAAGGAGCGTCTGGCGGCCCTGTTGCCGCAGGCGGCCGGCCACGTGCTGGAGCCCTGGGCGGCCTACTGGGCGCTGAAGGCGCGGCTGGAGGACGCCACCGAGCCCGAGGTGCAGGATTTTCTCAGCCGCTGGGCCGGCACCTACCAGGAAGACCGCCTGCGCAACGACTGGCTGCTGCTGGCCGGCAAGCGGCGCGACTGGGCCGCTTTTGCGCGCGAGCTGCCGCGCTTTCGCATGGGCGACGACCCCGAGGTGCGCTGCTACGCCAGCGCCATGCAGGTGCTGCAGGGCGCGCCGGCCAGCGCCGCCATGGCCGACCAGGTGCGCCGCGACTGGCTGGCCGAGCGCCGCGAGGGCGACGGCTGCCTGCTGGCGGCCGGCCTGCTGCGCCAGGCCGGGCGCATCACGGCCGACGACGTGTGGCAGAAGGCGCGCCTGGCCGTCGAGGCCGGCCGCAGCGGGCTGGCGCGCGCGGCGGTGGCGCTCGAGTCGCCCGACGCGGCCGTCGCCGTCGCGCAAATCCACAACGGCGCCGCGCGCTACCTGGCCGGGCGCAGCGCCAGCGCCGCCACGCGCCAGGGCCAGGAGCTGGTGGTGCTGGCCCTGGTGCGGCTGGCCACGCAGGACGCCGACCAGGCCGCCAGCCTGCTGCAGGCGCGCTGGGCCAAGGCGCTCACGCCCGCGCAGCGCAACTGGCTGTGGGCCGCGCTGGGCAAGCAGGCCATGCTCAAGCTGCAGGACGACGCCTGGGCCGACTTCGCCCAGGTCACGCGCGTGCAGGACCTGGGCGACGACCTGCTGAGCTGGCAGGCGCGCGCCGCCCTGCGCGCCGGCCAGTGGCGCGGCGTGCGCGCCGCCATCGAGGCCATGGGCGAGCCGCTGCGGCGCGACCCCACCTGGGTGTACTGGCACGCGCGCGCCGGCCTGGCGCTGGCCCCCGAGGGCGCCGCCGGCGACGCGGCGCGCGCCGACGCCCGCCAGGCGCTGCAGGGCATCGCCAACGGCCGCGGCTTTTACGAAAAACTGGCGCTGGAGGCCTTGGGCGAGCCCCTGCAGCGCGCACCCGAGCCGGCGCCGCTCACCGCCGACGAGCGCGCCGCCGCCGCCGGCAACCCCGGGCTGCAGCGCGCCCTGCGGGCGATTGCCGTGGGCCTGCGCGGCGAGGGCGTGCGCGAGTGGAACTACTGGACCAACCTGCACCGCCCGGGCGGCATGGACGACCGCCAGCTCTACGCCGCCGCGGCCCTGGCCTGCCAGGCCCGGGTGTGGGACCGCTGCATCAACACCAGCGAGCGCATCCAGGGCTTTCAGGACTTCGAGCAGCGCTTTCCCACCCCGCACCGCGCCGAGGTGCTGCGCCAGGCGCAGGCCATCGGGCTCGACCCGGCCTACGTCTACGGCCTGATCCGGCAGGAAAGCCGCTTCGTCATGGACGCGCGCTCGCACGTCGGCGCCTCGGGGCTGATGCAGATCATGCCCGCCACCGCGCGCTGGACGGCGCGCAAGATCGGCCTGGACGGCTTCGTGCCCGCCATGCTGGGCGAGCTGGACACCAACATCCTGATCGGCACCAGCTACCTCAAGCTGGCGGTCGACGAGTTTCGCGGCTCGTTGCCGCTGGCCGCCGCCGCCTACAACGCCGGCCCGCGCCGCCCGCGCGCCTGGCGCAACGGCCCGGTGCTGGACGGCGCCATCTGGGCCGAGACGGTGCCCTTTGCCGAAACGCGCGACTACGTCAAGAAGGTGCTGTCCAACACCGTGGACTACGCCCTGCTGCTGGGCGAGCCGCGCACCTCGCTGCAGGCGCGGCTGGGCCGCATCGGGCCGGCGCCGTCCGAGGAGACGGCGCTGACGCGGGACCTGCCCTGA
- a CDS encoding 5-formyltetrahydrofolate cyclo-ligase, giving the protein MTTSPDKKSLRARLVQERLHLPDRLARADALQDIMRIWLIGRPDTVIGAYWPIKGEFDPLPALHRWKEDGELLHESQRRRIGLPVVDKAHRTLTFHAWYPGCPMEEDAYGIPKPKDTELLVPTLLFVPCVGYGPGGYRLGYGGGFYDRTLAALQPRPHTVGLGFTQGFLEDLEPEPHDVPLDAILNDNGVVWPV; this is encoded by the coding sequence ATGACCACGTCACCCGACAAAAAATCCCTGCGCGCGCGTCTGGTCCAGGAGCGCCTGCACCTGCCCGACCGGCTGGCGCGCGCCGACGCGCTGCAGGACATCATGCGCATCTGGCTGATCGGGCGCCCGGACACGGTGATCGGCGCCTACTGGCCGATCAAGGGCGAGTTCGACCCCCTGCCCGCGCTGCACCGCTGGAAGGAGGACGGCGAGCTGCTCCATGAATCGCAGCGCCGGCGCATCGGCCTGCCGGTGGTCGACAAGGCGCACCGCACGCTGACCTTTCACGCCTGGTACCCCGGCTGCCCGATGGAGGAGGACGCCTACGGCATCCCCAAGCCCAAGGACACCGAGCTGCTCGTGCCCACGCTGCTGTTCGTGCCCTGCGTGGGCTACGGGCCGGGCGGCTACCGGCTGGGCTACGGTGGCGGCTTTTACGACCGCACCCTGGCCGCGCTGCAGCCACGCCCGCACACCGTGGGCCTGGGCTTCACCCAGGGCTTTCTGGAAGACCTGGAGCCCGAGCCGCACGACGTGCCGCTGGACGCGATCCTGAACGACAACGGGGTGGTGTGGCCGGTGTGA
- a CDS encoding LysR family transcriptional regulator: MLHSQTHLRSRPIQAGHLRAFEAVARHLNFRLAAEEMALTQSAVSRQIQALEDDVGVPLFLRHTRAVELTEAGTQLLTAVGQALPRIDAAVRHIRQNAGRRHVSVTTFASFASMWLIPKLEAFQREHPDIDIRIEASDSAVDLEVTDIDVAVRYAPADRMPPGASRLFGESVTPMASPWLLKSGPRLKIPADLLGHTLIEAADAYTPHLAWLTWRRWLDANGLQHAQPKRWLSFNYAYQMVQAALSGQGIVLARPPLVAESLARGELVEVFAPGAYPDARLVSPMAYWVLVSPHSTQRAEVRAFADWLAEQAVATRAVTGEQP; this comes from the coding sequence GTGCTGCACTCCCAGACCCACCTGCGCTCGCGCCCCATCCAGGCCGGCCACCTGCGCGCCTTCGAGGCGGTGGCGCGCCACCTCAACTTCCGCCTGGCGGCTGAGGAGATGGCCCTCACCCAGTCGGCCGTCAGCCGCCAGATCCAGGCGCTGGAGGACGACGTCGGCGTGCCGCTGTTCCTGCGCCACACGCGCGCCGTCGAGCTGACCGAGGCCGGCACGCAGCTGCTCACCGCCGTGGGGCAGGCGCTGCCGCGCATCGACGCCGCGGTGCGCCACATCCGCCAGAACGCGGGGCGCCGGCACGTGTCGGTCACCACCTTCGCCTCGTTCGCGTCGATGTGGCTGATCCCCAAGCTGGAGGCCTTTCAGCGCGAGCATCCCGACATCGACATCCGCATCGAGGCCAGCGACAGCGCGGTCGACCTGGAGGTGACCGACATCGACGTGGCCGTGCGCTACGCCCCGGCCGACCGCATGCCGCCCGGCGCCAGCCGCCTGTTCGGCGAATCGGTCACGCCCATGGCCAGCCCCTGGCTGCTCAAGAGCGGCCCGCGCCTGAAGATCCCCGCCGACCTGTTGGGCCACACCCTGATCGAGGCGGCCGACGCCTACACGCCGCACCTGGCGTGGCTGACGTGGCGGCGCTGGCTGGACGCCAACGGCCTGCAGCACGCGCAGCCCAAGCGCTGGCTCAGCTTCAACTACGCCTACCAGATGGTGCAGGCCGCGCTGTCGGGCCAGGGCATCGTGCTGGCGCGCCCGCCGCTGGTGGCCGAAAGCCTGGCGCGCGGCGAGCTGGTCGAGGTGTTCGCGCCCGGCGCCTACCCCGACGCACGCCTGGTCTCGCCCATGGCCTACTGGGTGCTGGTGTCGCCCCACAGCACCCAGCGCGCCGAGGTGCGCGCCTTCGCCGACTGGCTGGCCGAGCAGGCGGTGGCGACGCGGGCGGTGACCGGCGAGCAGCCGTAG
- a CDS encoding DUF2917 domain-containing protein: MSAATLHSSPSLFLSQGVGVTLQPGQARTLRVPAAGQLRVTQGALWVTRRGRHPSHAPDDLYVAADAPLALCAGETVVIEPIHLAQASAAQVAPVAFHWQPAAGRCAGALRWLRERLQARAAPAHARA, translated from the coding sequence ATGTCCGCCGCCACGCTGCATTCTTCACCCAGCCTGTTCTTGTCCCAGGGCGTCGGCGTGACGCTGCAGCCCGGCCAGGCGCGCACCCTGCGCGTGCCCGCCGCCGGCCAGCTGCGCGTCACGCAAGGCGCGCTGTGGGTGACGCGGCGCGGCCGCCACCCCAGCCACGCGCCGGACGACCTGTACGTGGCGGCCGACGCGCCGCTGGCGCTGTGCGCGGGCGAGACGGTGGTGATCGAGCCGATCCACCTGGCGCAGGCCTCGGCCGCGCAGGTGGCGCCGGTGGCCTTCCACTGGCAGCCCGCCGCCGGGCGCTGCGCCGGCGCGCTGCGCTGGCTGCGCGAGCGCCTGCAGGCGCGGGCGGCGCCCGCCCACGCCCGCGCGTGA
- a CDS encoding NADP-dependent malic enzyme: protein MSKSLSPAEAALRDAAREYHRQPTRGKISVTPTKPLANQLDLSLAYSPGVAYPCLDIQADPSKAAEYTARGNLVGVVTNGTAVLGLGNIGALAGKPVMEGKGCLFKKFAGIDVFDIELDEHDPDKLVDIIAALEPTLGGINLEDIKAPECFYIEKKLRERMNIPVFHDDQHGTAIISSAALLNGLELVGKKIGDVKVAVSGAGAAAIACLDVMVALGVRPANVHACDSKGLIYAGRASVDASKARYAQPDTGARTLADVVQGADVFLGCSAPGVLTPEMVKTMAERPIILALANPEPEIRPEDAKAARPDCIVATGRSDYPNQVNNVLCFPYIFRGALDCGASKITEDMKLACVREIAALAKAETSAEVATAYAGKELHFGPDYIIPTPFDPRLILRIAPAVAEAAAKSGVAARPIADLEAYRTQLSRFIYQTGMVMQPVLAAARAADPAHKRVAYAEGEDERVLHAAQVVVDDRLARPILIGRPAVIEQRIKKAGLRIRLGVDVDNVNPEDDPRFRQYWETYRRLMARNGVSVEAAKATVRRSNTVIGALMLHLGDADAMLCGIVGRYHAHLDNIRDIIGTEPGAPDLAALNAIMLHERTLFICDTYVHEDPSAELLAGIAKMAATEVHNFGLPPKVAFLSHSNFGSSKDASARKMRHARDLFRELAPEVECDGEMHGDSALSATLRARNMPDSTLSGEANLLVCPNLDAANILFNVLKTVAGSGVTIGPMLLGAAAPAHVLTPSSTVRRLVNMTALAVDEAQVRRRAR, encoded by the coding sequence ATGAGCAAATCCCTGAGCCCCGCCGAGGCTGCGCTGCGCGACGCCGCGCGCGAATACCACCGCCAGCCCACGCGCGGCAAGATTTCGGTCACCCCCACCAAGCCGCTGGCCAACCAGCTCGATCTGTCGCTGGCGTATTCGCCCGGCGTGGCCTACCCCTGCCTGGACATCCAGGCCGACCCCAGCAAGGCGGCCGAGTACACCGCGCGCGGCAACCTGGTCGGCGTGGTCACCAACGGCACCGCCGTGCTGGGCCTGGGCAACATCGGCGCGCTGGCGGGCAAGCCGGTGATGGAGGGCAAGGGGTGCCTGTTCAAGAAGTTCGCCGGCATCGACGTGTTCGACATCGAGCTGGACGAGCACGACCCCGACAAGCTGGTGGACATCATCGCCGCGCTGGAGCCCACGCTGGGCGGCATCAACCTGGAGGACATCAAGGCGCCCGAGTGCTTCTACATCGAGAAGAAGCTGCGCGAGCGCATGAACATCCCGGTCTTTCACGACGACCAGCACGGCACCGCCATCATCTCCAGCGCCGCGCTGCTCAACGGGCTGGAGCTGGTGGGCAAGAAGATCGGCGACGTGAAGGTGGCCGTCAGCGGCGCCGGCGCCGCCGCCATCGCCTGCCTGGACGTGATGGTGGCGCTGGGCGTGCGACCCGCCAACGTGCACGCCTGCGACTCCAAGGGCCTGATCTACGCCGGCCGCGCCAGCGTGGACGCCTCCAAGGCGCGCTACGCCCAGCCCGACACCGGCGCGCGCACGCTGGCCGACGTGGTCCAGGGGGCCGACGTGTTCCTGGGCTGCTCGGCCCCCGGTGTGCTGACGCCCGAGATGGTCAAGACCATGGCCGAGAGGCCCATCATCCTGGCGCTGGCCAACCCCGAGCCCGAGATCCGCCCCGAGGACGCCAAGGCCGCGCGGCCCGACTGCATCGTCGCCACCGGGCGCAGCGACTACCCCAACCAGGTCAACAACGTCCTGTGCTTTCCCTACATCTTCCGCGGCGCGCTGGACTGCGGCGCCAGCAAGATCACCGAGGACATGAAGCTGGCCTGCGTGCGCGAGATCGCCGCGCTGGCCAAGGCCGAGACCAGCGCCGAGGTGGCCACCGCCTACGCCGGCAAGGAGCTGCACTTCGGCCCCGACTACATCATCCCCACGCCCTTCGACCCGCGCCTGATCCTGCGCATCGCCCCGGCCGTGGCCGAGGCCGCCGCCAAGTCGGGCGTGGCCGCGCGCCCCATCGCCGACCTGGAGGCCTACCGCACGCAGCTGTCGCGCTTCATCTACCAGACCGGCATGGTAATGCAGCCAGTGCTGGCCGCCGCGCGCGCGGCCGACCCGGCGCACAAGCGCGTGGCCTACGCCGAGGGCGAGGACGAGCGCGTGCTGCACGCCGCGCAGGTGGTGGTCGACGACCGGCTGGCGCGCCCCATCCTGATCGGCCGCCCGGCCGTGATCGAGCAGCGCATCAAGAAGGCCGGCCTGCGCATCCGCCTGGGCGTGGACGTGGACAACGTCAACCCCGAGGACGACCCGCGCTTTCGCCAGTACTGGGAGACCTACCGCCGCCTGATGGCGCGCAACGGCGTCAGCGTGGAGGCGGCCAAGGCCACCGTGCGGCGCTCCAACACCGTCATCGGCGCGCTGATGCTGCACCTGGGCGACGCCGACGCCATGCTGTGCGGCATCGTGGGCCGCTACCACGCGCACCTGGACAACATCCGCGACATCATCGGCACCGAGCCCGGCGCGCCCGACCTGGCCGCGCTCAACGCCATCATGCTGCACGAGCGCACCCTGTTCATCTGCGACACCTACGTGCACGAAGACCCCAGCGCCGAGCTGCTGGCCGGCATCGCCAAGATGGCCGCCACCGAGGTGCACAACTTCGGCCTGCCGCCCAAGGTGGCCTTTTTGTCGCACTCCAACTTCGGCTCGTCCAAGGACGCCTCGGCGCGTAAGATGCGCCACGCCCGCGACCTGTTCCGCGAATTGGCGCCCGAGGTGGAATGCGACGGCGAGATGCACGGCGACAGCGCCCTGTCGGCCACCCTGCGCGCGCGCAACATGCCCGACAGCACCCTCAGCGGCGAGGCCAACCTGCTGGTGTGCCCCAACCTGGACGCGGCCAACATCCTGTTCAACGTGCTCAAGACCGTGGCCGGCAGCGGCGTCACCATCGGCCCCATGCTGCTGGGCGCCGCCGCGCCGGCTCATGTCCTCACGCCCTCGTCCACCGTGCGCCGGCTGGTCAACATGACCGCGCTGGCGGTGGACGAAGCGCAGGTGCGTCGGCGCGCGCGCTGA
- a CDS encoding YceI family protein has protein sequence MRPRLPTFVGLALLALLDVGVARAESAIYALDADHTYATFAIDHNGASVNRARFDEVAGSVRFDPVAKAGAVDLYVQVASVYSGSKGFDEHLLSPDLFDAARFPTLRFVSERLVFDGERLVEVPGQLTLLGRTHPVTLKARQFRCYPNQRAKTEACGGDFEAVIDRTQWGMNYLVDKGMPRNVRITATIEAFRQ, from the coding sequence ATGCGACCACGTCTGCCCACCTTCGTCGGCCTGGCTCTGCTGGCCCTGCTGGATGTCGGCGTGGCCCGGGCCGAGTCGGCCATCTATGCGCTGGACGCCGACCACACCTACGCCACCTTCGCCATTGACCACAACGGCGCCTCGGTCAACCGAGCGCGCTTCGACGAGGTGGCGGGGTCGGTGCGCTTCGATCCGGTGGCCAAGGCGGGCGCCGTTGACCTGTACGTGCAGGTGGCCAGCGTCTACAGCGGCTCGAAGGGCTTCGACGAGCATCTGCTCTCGCCCGACCTGTTCGACGCCGCCAGGTTTCCGACGCTGCGCTTCGTGTCGGAGCGGCTGGTGTTCGACGGCGAGCGCCTGGTCGAGGTGCCGGGGCAGCTGACGCTGCTGGGGCGCACGCATCCGGTCACGCTCAAGGCGCGGCAGTTTCGCTGCTATCCCAACCAGCGGGCCAAGACCGAGGCCTGCGGCGGCGACTTCGAGGCCGTGATCGACCGCACCCAGTGGGGCATGAACTACCTGGTGGACAAGGGCATGCCCAGGAACGTGCGCATCACGGCGACCATCGAGGCGTTCAGGCAATAG
- a CDS encoding bifunctional acetate--CoA ligase family protein/GNAT family N-acetyltransferase — protein sequence MSIRNLDSLFDPRSVAVIGASERPQSVGGTLWRNMCGGDFKGEVWPVNPKHTELSGRPCYARVADLPAVPELAVICTPPATVVGLIEQLAQAGTQAAVVISAGQTAEQKQAMLDAARPHLLRILGPNCVGLLAPHVGLNASFAHVAAQPGQIAFVSQSGALVTAMLDWARAQRIGFSHFVSLGEHADVDFGDMLDYLASDAHTRAILLYIESVEHARKFMSAARAAARNKPVIVIKAGRSAQGQKAAASHTGALAGADAVYDAAIARTGMLRVNSLEQLFLAAEILTRFKAPIGDRLSILTNGGGAGVLAADAAAAQGVPLAELGDALRQELDAVLPANWSHGNPVDIIGDAPAQRYVDALAALARHPQDSGTLLFIHAPTAIVPASDIARALVPAAHPPGRRPLPLVATWMGGAAVAEARQLFVDAGIACYDMPEQAVAAIGMLHDYARNQAELTEAPPATPAGNANIPAPDTAAVRRLIAAVLAEGREWLTEPEAKAVCAAYSIPVVATRTVPTSAEAAAQEAARIGFPVVLKILSPDITHKSDVGGVALNLQDTDDVRAAAQAMLARIAKSHPQARLDGLSVQTMVRKPQAQELIIGASVDPTFGPVILFGQGGTAVEVMKDSAMALPPLNAPLARALIGHTRVARLLAGWRDVPPADMSAVVATLMAVSQLLADVPEVAELDINPLLVDHAGAIALDARVRVSPRQPAGAARFAIAPYPAELIQTLPWQGRTLTLRPIRPEDEAQHRAFLDSLSPEDIRMRVFYSRRHMERSELARLVQIDYTREMAFIATALGPDGAEQTLGVARASADPDNMEAEFGIIVRPELKGTGLGRILMNRLIEHLRAAGTQRLVAIVLTENRRMRELGRELGFTDHAMPEDPDTRRLVLSLQASA from the coding sequence ATGAGCATCCGCAACCTCGATTCCCTGTTCGACCCCCGCTCGGTGGCCGTGATCGGCGCATCCGAGCGGCCGCAGTCGGTGGGCGGCACGCTGTGGCGCAACATGTGCGGCGGCGATTTCAAGGGCGAGGTGTGGCCGGTCAACCCCAAGCACACCGAGCTGTCGGGCCGGCCCTGCTACGCCCGCGTGGCCGATCTGCCCGCCGTGCCCGAGCTGGCGGTGATCTGCACGCCGCCGGCCACCGTGGTGGGCCTGATCGAGCAGCTGGCCCAGGCCGGCACCCAGGCGGCGGTGGTCATCAGCGCGGGGCAGACGGCCGAGCAGAAGCAGGCCATGCTGGATGCCGCCCGCCCGCATCTGCTGCGCATTCTGGGGCCCAACTGCGTGGGCCTGCTGGCGCCGCACGTGGGGCTCAACGCCAGCTTTGCGCACGTGGCGGCGCAGCCGGGGCAGATCGCCTTCGTCTCGCAGTCGGGCGCGCTGGTCACCGCCATGCTGGACTGGGCACGGGCGCAGCGCATCGGCTTTTCGCACTTCGTCTCGCTGGGCGAGCACGCCGACGTGGACTTTGGCGACATGCTGGACTACCTGGCCAGCGACGCGCACACCCGCGCCATCCTGCTGTACATCGAATCGGTCGAGCACGCGCGCAAGTTCATGTCGGCCGCGCGGGCGGCGGCACGCAACAAGCCGGTCATCGTCATCAAGGCCGGGCGCAGCGCGCAGGGGCAGAAGGCCGCGGCCTCGCACACCGGCGCGTTGGCGGGCGCCGACGCGGTGTACGACGCCGCCATCGCCCGCACCGGCATGCTGCGCGTGAACAGCCTGGAGCAGCTGTTTCTGGCCGCCGAAATCCTCACCCGCTTCAAGGCGCCCATCGGCGATCGCCTGAGCATCCTCACCAACGGCGGCGGCGCCGGCGTGCTGGCGGCCGACGCCGCCGCTGCGCAGGGCGTGCCGCTGGCCGAGCTGGGTGACGCGCTGCGGCAGGAGCTGGACGCCGTGCTGCCCGCCAACTGGTCGCACGGCAACCCGGTGGACATCATCGGCGACGCGCCCGCGCAGCGCTACGTCGATGCGCTGGCCGCGCTGGCGCGCCACCCGCAGGACAGCGGCACGCTGCTGTTCATCCACGCGCCCACCGCCATCGTGCCGGCCAGCGACATCGCGCGCGCCCTGGTGCCGGCCGCGCACCCGCCCGGCCGGCGCCCGCTGCCGCTCGTCGCCACCTGGATGGGCGGCGCGGCGGTGGCCGAGGCGCGCCAGCTGTTCGTCGACGCCGGCATCGCCTGCTACGACATGCCCGAGCAGGCGGTGGCCGCCATCGGCATGCTGCACGACTATGCCCGCAACCAAGCCGAGCTGACCGAAGCGCCCCCGGCCACGCCCGCGGGCAACGCCAACATCCCCGCGCCCGACACCGCCGCCGTGCGCCGCCTGATCGCCGCCGTGCTGGCCGAGGGCCGCGAATGGCTGACCGAGCCCGAAGCCAAGGCCGTGTGCGCGGCCTACAGCATCCCCGTGGTGGCCACGCGCACCGTGCCCACCAGTGCCGAGGCAGCGGCGCAGGAGGCGGCGCGCATCGGCTTTCCGGTGGTGCTCAAAATCCTCTCGCCCGACATCACGCACAAGTCCGACGTGGGCGGCGTGGCGCTCAACCTGCAGGACACCGATGACGTGCGCGCCGCCGCGCAGGCCATGCTGGCGCGCATCGCCAAAAGCCACCCGCAGGCGCGGCTGGACGGCCTGAGCGTGCAGACCATGGTGCGCAAGCCGCAGGCGCAAGAATTGATCATCGGCGCCAGCGTGGACCCGACGTTTGGCCCCGTCATCCTGTTCGGCCAGGGCGGCACGGCGGTGGAGGTGATGAAGGACAGCGCCATGGCGCTGCCGCCGCTCAACGCCCCGCTGGCGCGCGCGCTGATCGGGCACACGCGCGTGGCGCGCCTGCTGGCCGGCTGGCGCGACGTGCCGCCCGCCGACATGTCCGCCGTCGTCGCCACGCTGATGGCGGTGTCGCAGCTGCTGGCCGACGTGCCCGAGGTGGCCGAGCTGGACATCAACCCCCTGCTGGTCGACCACGCCGGCGCCATCGCGCTGGATGCCCGCGTGCGCGTCAGCCCGCGCCAGCCGGCGGGCGCGGCCCGCTTCGCCATCGCGCCCTACCCGGCCGAGCTGATCCAGACCCTGCCCTGGCAGGGCCGCACGCTCACCCTGCGCCCCATCCGCCCCGAGGACGAGGCGCAGCACCGCGCCTTTCTCGACAGCCTGTCGCCCGAGGACATCCGCATGCGCGTGTTCTACAGCCGCCGCCACATGGAGCGCAGCGAGCTGGCACGCCTGGTGCAGATCGACTACACGCGCGAGATGGCCTTCATCGCCACCGCCCTCGGCCCCGACGGCGCCGAGCAGACCCTGGGCGTGGCGCGCGCCAGCGCCGACCCCGACAATATGGAAGCCGAATTCGGCATCATCGTGCGCCCCGAGCTGAAGGGCACGGGCCTGGGCCGCATCCTGATGAACCGGCTGATCGAGCACCTGCGCGCCGCTGGCACCCAGCGCCTGGTGGCCATCGTGCTGACCGAAAACCGCCGCATGCGCGAGCTGGGCCGCGAGCTGGGCTTTACCGACCATGCGATGCCCGAAGACCCGGACACGCGGCGGCTGGTGCTCAGCTTGCAAGCAAGCGCATAA